The genomic region agcccaattggaatggcccaaaagactagcccaattagataatcagagatatgtatatataaagagagagaaacatacagaattttgggAATGAATGGTAATTTATGAAAATAGTGTGTAtatgagtgtaagccactctcttatacaaactatgttttccCAACAGTTGGAACACCCAATAATTGTGACATGAGATAAGTCTCACCAAGGTggatatattttaagaatttgtAATTGGTGGCTCAAGTCATGCCTAGGTATAGAGGGGAATTTGATGAAGTTTGGTGGTCTACAAATTTTGCCAAGGTGGAAATTTGTGACTCTTGTGTTTTGTATTAAGGTGACAAGAAATTCTCACCTTACATTATAATTGTAATTTAAATTTAGATTATAGACACAAACAGTGGCCAATGTTGTACACGTTTTcaaaaaatggtaaatattgTACACTTTTTGCAAATTTGTACAACATTTGCCACTTTTTATGTGTCTATAATGTAAATTTACTCTACAAGTACAATGTAAACATATAAATGTCCTTAGATGAAATTCCTAATTAAATTTGATTTGAAAGATTGCTAGATGGAATTTGAATTAGAGATTTGATAGAAATCatctcaaaatcttttttttattttttatttttttaatgaaatggaAGGAGAGCCTATTCttacttaagaaaaaaaaaagtaatttcggatttttttgcccaccaaaaaaattaagcatTGAAATCCTTTCAATAGATAATAATGCAAAGGATTTTGTCACTTAGGTCCAAGGGTTCTCCCATATATAGAAATACTTTTAATTAGATTGAAATAGccttaaaaagatttttgtttgtgattgCGCTTTGAGTATGTAAGCATCTTGTAATTTCTCTTTTGATAGAGTGAGTTCATCCTTCACTACTCAAGAATATAGACTACTGTTGAACCATATAGATCATTGGTGTTCTTTTTAATGTGGGCTTTGTTTGTTTCTAGTTTTCTTCATTTCAACAATGGAATTAGTTATTTGTGAGATCTTTCTAAAACCAATTTTCACAATCAATTTTTATGTGGAAGTACTTTGTAAAGACCCTTTCGACACTACACTATATAGATAGCATCAGATGCCCTGGAATTGCAGTGTAGTCTCAAGGGATTGCatctcctctttctttctttctttttgtggtTACCAGTAAAAGTGCAGATTAAAATGAACAATCATACTAGTGCACTTTACCTCATGTACCGCCTCCAATTGCATATGTAGCCACATGTATGAAGTTTATTGTGAGTTTATGGAATAGTGTTGAATTGCTGGGGTCCAGAGAGGTCGCACAGTCGAGATCTTCAACAACTTCAAGCTCGAGAAGAAGCAATAGTTCTGTTAAGTCTCcattctcttcctcttctttatattttcttaaattattagTTCTCTCTCTTGTTTGTATGATAATGGAGCAGATAAGAAGGTTTTCCCTCACTTCTATACACTGGGATTGTATCTACCGGTAGCGACGCTCATAGTCATGAATATGAAACGCATATTCATAAATCATAAAGCTGTGAGTACCGATCTTGTctatattatttaattctctTCGCTTGTTCATTTTTCATTGGGCTTACAAAAAGCCCCAAACAATATTTATCAAAAAGTCCAAAACCGATTCACACTGATCTGATGCAGGGTTTCATTTTCAGGCTTTCAGCTTGATTGGTCAGTTTCAGtgcatggttttttttttttttttttatgtatagatTGTTGCTTATTGCCGTTCGGTCTGAAAAACGGGGCAAGACAGACGGAACCGCTCTGCACTCACCTCTATTTGAGATAGAGGAATACAAGAAATTTTAGGAAATTAGCATAGGACCAAACAAGGCATGTACCTTCCGCCACCCCACAACTCCCTTTCTTTTATGTTCTTCCCAAAAAGATCAAACTATTTACAAAGCTTTGCACAGGTACgaaataaaattaatcaattgCTTACATCATTCTCTGTCAAAATTAACTCCCCTGCAAACAATAACTAAAATTAGACAGCACAGCATATGTATGTTGACTATAAGAAATCCATCCATTGTCTAGTTGGTTTGTCACGTAGAAGTGGAACATGGGAAATTGTCACATTGTATAAATAGCAATGTTCCCATGAATGTAACCAAAAATAAGATTACAAACAAATACGGTCCTCAGCTTTCTAGATAATAAAAGTTGCTTGATAAGATAGTACAATAAACATTATAACTTGTATTGCACGCTAATGCGTCATAAACTAGCCAACTAAAATGTTCAAATCTGTTAATAAAGAAACCTCCCAAAATGCCAAGTAAATGGATGGCAAATGTTTATTTATTGACCTGACTTTATCCTATCCTAGCAATTTCAATTGAAACGGGTTGTGCCTCACCTCTAGGATTTCTCTTCGTCTGATTGAGAGCACGGTGGTCCAGGTACAGAATCAACAAAGAACTCCTCCACTGAAATGAGGCAAAGCAATTAGCATATGACCAGCAACACATGAAACACatccaaattttaattatgCAAATCATTGGAACTCAGGGTACGCTTGATCTCATTAAATAATTGATATGTGGTACTGCTCATAAACAAACTTGAAAGAGTATGTGAGGTACTCATATATGTAATTAAATACATCAACCTTGACCTAAATGCAAGCCAGGTATGATCAAACCATGTTGACATTTGATGCTACGATAAAAGAGCTATTCTTTCCTTGCGTGGAATGGATACATTAATGAATTAAATCACCTTTATGTAATGCTCAAGTTCTAGCTGATTATCATTTAGATATCTATGTGTTGTTGAAATGTATACTTTGCATCATGCTCCCCCATTACTAATCACCAGAATCAAAAACAATATCTGCAATTTTCATTACCTATATCCTCTTGCTCAGGAGAATCAAGCAAAATTTCTGAGTCCGAGGGCAAAAAGGGGGAACCAGGGTAATTTCCCAAGGCTCCTAAATCTGCAAAAGAATTTTGAACATTAGCAAGAGCATGTCCGGAACAGGTTCTGACATAAATGCTATGCAGTATcgaaatatatatgaaaatttctcCATCCAAAGTCCTTTATGACAAATCAAAATTTCTGAAAGGTTTCTTGCCATAATAacaaaatctatatgatgcaggACAATGAACTCTCAAGGCCCAACAATAACATTTgtttggggaaaaaaagaatagagaaaaggGATAGAACTTAAGAATCAGCACCCAGAGTTCTCTTGTAATCAGTATCGAGCAATGAAAACAGAAAAACAGAACACAAGAATCAGCAGCTAGGGTTTATTGGAATCAGCACCAAGCATGGGAGAAGGATAGGAACCTAAGAATCACCACAAAGCACTGGAAGAAAGCTTCCAACCCAAATCTTATGCATCCCTGATCAATTGTCTACAATAGTGAATTTTGAGCCCTTTAAATAGTCCCCGAATTACATCAAGCATGAGGGGAAAAAATACTCATATTGAGATTACAgtttatatggaaaaaaaaaaaaaaatagcaatcaAATCTCTCTAATAGCATCAATTAGAATTAATGAAATCCAAAAAATCAATCAGTCCAATCTAATGCCTGCACCAATTTCCCTGTCTAGGAGAAACTCGACCTTGCCAAGTGTAGCTCATGGTAACACTAGATGGGTCATAGGCCTCCAATTGAGTGACTTAAAGATGCCACTGGCACATGCTTGGGCTtgtacctttttctttttttttttctttttttaaaatagatggGGTGGATTCAAGGACTTGGATATTTTTAAGGTGGGTTGGATTGAGTTGAAGGACTGGTTCTTAATATGTGGGGTCAGGGGTAAGCTTGGGTTTTGTGTGGATCAGATCGCGCAATGGGCTAACTGGGCTGCTTGACTTCTGTTTTTAATAATGGATTAGGTCTTTTGCTTTAGAAAACCGAGTATCTTTGAGTTTGTGACTTCAAGACATGTACCTGTAATAGGAAATTTTGGCAGGATATGGTAGTGATAAGCAAAGTGGCTCTACAGTGAGGGTGTTTACAGCAGTACAAGGAACCAGATTTCCTAGTGAGGCATTGGAAACATGTATGAGGACAAAAGGGAGAGGTCAGAAGCCTGTGCAGGTTGTAACAATAGCAGTGATCAAACTCAACAGTGATTGGAGTTGTCTGGCTCAATGGCAGCTGGTGCAGATGGGTTTGATCCATGAATGGATTGGGGTCACTTTGAGCTGTCACAACAACATAttgtaaatagattttttatgttttttattttgatgtttccAACAAACATAGTGTTGACAGTGAACTAGACGATTTCAACGTGGTATGGTTTGATTCTGTGCTAGCTGATTAGTGATATGAGCGTGTGGCTGGGCTTGATGATTTGAGGTACTGTTGAGGCAGTTAGGGGGTTATGATGGGTTTTGGTAGAAGGAAATCAATGATGGCCATGATGAGGGGCAGTTTTCCAGGGATTCACAGTGAGAGGGTGGCCAAGTCAAGGTGGCTgtggtgggtttttggtttGGGGGTTAATTTGGGTGCCTCACGGAGGCTGTGGAGTTTATCAAAGGTGTCGAAATGTGTTACAAACCCATGGAtagaactcacccttgaaaaccGTCTTGCAAGTGGAGGGTGCCTAAGAGCTTAAATACACATGTTTAAATTGACACTTAAGCAATGTGGGATACTAGGATCATAACAAAATGGGTCAATCGTTGTCAGCTATGGAGTCTTGGCTGTTGGTGTTGGGGAGGCGGTCGTTGATGGGTCAATGATTGCTATGATTCAAAAACTGATGCAAGACAATAAACTTTCTtgtggaactttttttttttttttttgggtgggggagaaggggggggggggtgtgaagagagagaacaaaataaagggataaaacttaaaaattatcaccAAAGGCTTGCTTGGAATCAACATCATGAGATGAAAACCTAGAAATCACCACCTACGGTAGCTTGGATACAGCACCAAGCACTAGAAGAAAACTTCTAaccataattttataaatccaTGATCAACTGTCAACAACAGTAAATGTTTGGCCCTTTAAAATAAGATCCCTAATTACACCAATcatggaaagaaaaaatattcaaaatgaaattacgtcatatattaaaataaaaatcaaatagcTATCAAATTTCTCTAATTGCGTCCATCAGTAGCTTAAGTTTTTGAGACAATCGATACTTTATCCTATCTAATAGCATCAATCACAATCATTCAGGCCTAACAAAATCAATTAGCATTAATAGGTGCAATCTGGAGTTTGCATGACATTATGTGATTTGAAAGATATTACATAATTACCAAGTAGCCAGAAGAATTGTGCAAAAATTTGTCTCAATTAATAACAAAATGACTTTATGCTACTCAGAAAAGGAAGAGAGTAACAAATAGTTCATATTAATTCAAGAACCTCTACATTTaatatgtaaatttgttttttttttattgagaaactTAATTGCATTCctatgtttatttaattttatttatttatgtgaaTATTCTTTTTTACCTTGTGTTAGCAACCATTAGAAGACATAAATATCTACTATAGCAGTAATGTATTCAACCATTGGCATTTTTGCAAAAGATATTATCACTCAGCTAATAAAGATGAACTATAAATTACCTCCTAAGTTCAACAAAATATGCTGTTAGATCTGATAAACTGAAATTCCACTGTATCTGATCCAGAGACCTTTTTTCTTATTGAGAAACTTCATTGCATtcctctttttatttaattttatttatttatatgaataTTCTTTGTACCTTGTGTGTGCAACCATTAAAAGATTTTAATATCTACTATAGCAGTAATACATTCAACCATTGGAATTTTTCCACAAGATATTATCTCTCAGCTAATTAAGATGAACTACAAATTACCTCCTAAGTTCGACAAATCTGCTGTTAGATCTGATAAACTGAAATTCCACTGAATCTGATCGAGTGACCGGGAATTTCCAGGGCCATCTGGTGCTAGTTGCAATCCTACTGAAGTTGCCACATCTGATGTAAATGCTGTATCAAGTGCTGATGTTTCTACCCCCATTCCTGATATTTCCGATGCAGTAAAGGGGAAATGGCCACTGGACGCCACTGATCCAGGACTCACAGGCATCTCTGACATGGATGACATGGTGCTGTTTGGTGGAATAATAGGAGCCACATCAGCAGCACTGTTCTCCATCACCATACTGCAACAAGGACAAAAGCAGCTACCATAAGTGGAACTTATATCATGCAAAATGCTTATCTAGAAAGAAGGAAGATTGAGATTAAGTCTTCATTTTCTAATAAGATTTGATCATGGACAGGGCAATATCATCCAAGCACAATATGTTCGTGACCAATGTAATTTTAAACGGAAGTGTGAAACCTTTTTAATTGGGTTGTTGTTTCAGCTAAAAACTTAACATCAAAATGGATATGTACTCCAAACATGTCTATTTTCCCTGAAAAAACTCACACAAACACATCATTGCATGAACATGCAACTCATAGTTTATTAATCAAACCATTAGAAATTTCATAGAATTGATGTAATAATATTCATAGACAAGgaacacaaataaattgaaatacaTAGACCAACGATAATAAGTACTGTTAATTGAATAGGTAATCAATGATGAATTGTCATGAAGCTCAAAGTTCTCACTCGTTCCCAGAATTCATCCGAATGGGATGAAAATTGCTCGGTGCAGGGACTCCATTAACCACATGACAGCTTGATATTCCACAACCCATTGGATCCAGATGGGGTTGACCTGCTGCTGGAAATGAAGGTTGCTGTAGTACGGGGTATCCCATAGGCAAGTTATTAACTGCACTGCAAACAAGTGGTGTTGAATAACAATGACAACAATAATACAAGAAAACCACATAACATATTACAGTTAACTCTTGGTCTTGGTCAGAACCTCTAGCCACCACCATCTTTCCGTTAATTAAAATACTCCTATGAAACCATCAAGGGGCCACATTTTCAAGGGCAAAGTAAGTTTTTACCCAAAACTCTATTGAAGCAAAAAGAAACCCCAATGGCAATTCATGTTTATCAACCAGAGATTAAAGGGGGAAAAATAAGGGAAAGCAGACACTACAATACAATGTTTCCTGACagaaattatgttttcaaaaacagCATGCAGAGGATAAGAATTAACAAAAGCATCTTACTACAAACTTATTTAAGGAAATGTTATTAGATAGTCATCAACTAATATTGCATTAGTAAGTGTTAAAAACTTTGTTAAGTGGAAATGCAGAAATAGCTTCTGAAAAATCACTGTTTACCCTTGCATTAATATAACAAGGTAATTTGTGCTCTTAAACAACCATATCACTGTAAGGTAAGAACTTACCGGGCATGGGATGTATCCCATTCTGTATAGGGGCCAAAGGAACCTTTGGAGGTACAGGATACTTCATCAGGTGATACTGATGCTCAAGGAGATGGTTGAAGAGGagaatttgttttttcaattttagccgTATGTAATAGGCCCTGAAGAAATCAGCATTTTCTTCTTCCAACTTCTGCCATACTGAATGAAATAGATAATGATTAAAGGGATGATTATTGTGGGGTCcacctaataaaaaatttgtatgaattGATAAGATGACTGAAAATAGTACTAAAGTGAcaagtgaaattcaaaaagttagttttATTGGATCTACACCCTATAAAGTTGGTAAAAAATCTgacataaagcaaaaaaaattgacataaaaGTGTTTCTTAACAGGCACCGTACCCATGATTAAATAGGAATAGAAGACTATGGTGCTGCTTAagatgtaaaaataataataatactttttaaTTACTTTGTAGGTCAGAttcttatttcaaaaaataaagccATAAAGTAAGAacaatatttctaattttttgtcataacaatattaccaatttttaaattcattaacTCACACCCCACTTATAATAAtagttataataattttttttttttaaatgtagtagcaacccaaaacaaaattatagcTCTTCCACTGAAGATAACAAATCAAAAATCCTtgattatgataatttttataaCCAAACACTGCtataataacaaattattaatataacaCATGAAAAACAAGTCACAGACTTG from Castanea sativa cultivar Marrone di Chiusa Pesio chromosome 11, ASM4071231v1 harbors:
- the LOC142617167 gene encoding uncharacterized protein LOC142617167, whose protein sequence is MVSLHSADMKTIQSTQEIQASTQVSHESQVDQLNHATEAPVTDSGSVSASSNDSKKVSRQDIELVQNLIERCLQLYMNRDEVVKTLLNRARIDPGFTTLVWQKLEEENADFFRAYYIRLKLKKQILLFNHLLEHQYHLMKYPVPPKVPLAPIQNGIHPMPVNNLPMGYPVLQQPSFPAAGQPHLDPMGCGISSCHVVNGVPAPSNFHPIRMNSGNDMVMENSAADVAPIIPPNSTMSSMSEMPVSPGSVASSGHFPFTASEISGMGVETSALDTAFTSDVATSVGLQLAPDGPGNSRSLDQIQWNFSLSDLTADLSNLGDLGALGNYPGSPFLPSDSEILLDSPEQEDIVEEFFVDSVPGPPCSQSDEEKS